From the genome of Gemmatimonadota bacterium, one region includes:
- a CDS encoding phytoene/squalene synthase family protein yields MSVADAQSCERILRTHSRTFYLASLFLPPEKRRGALALYAFCRLADDIVDDATIRGTSGDEVRQRLNAHTRGLDAVFSGRPDTPLFREIAWTVQRFGVPREPLDELLDGVARDLSECRYRTWSDLEHYCEGVASSVGEMCTYVWGVRGDASLKAAVAYARTLGTAMQLTNILRDVGEDAHRHRCYLPEEELEAYGFSPEDVLQQRVLRRRAAWTSLTRAQIDRAVSLYAAAAPGIALLSSDAQRCASACAVGYASILDAIARQDYDNVTRRASVGWLGRAGVLARAWLGPLAPFPMSSSGRAAAASVA; encoded by the coding sequence ATGTCCGTCGCTGACGCTCAAAGCTGCGAAAGGATCCTTCGTACGCACTCGCGCACGTTCTATCTCGCGAGTCTCTTCCTTCCGCCGGAGAAGCGTCGCGGTGCCTTGGCCCTCTATGCCTTCTGCCGTCTCGCCGACGACATCGTCGACGACGCGACGATCCGGGGCACGTCGGGCGACGAAGTTCGGCAGCGCCTGAACGCGCACACGCGGGGGCTCGACGCCGTCTTCAGCGGGCGCCCGGACACGCCGCTCTTTCGCGAGATCGCGTGGACGGTGCAGCGCTTCGGCGTCCCGCGCGAGCCGCTCGACGAACTCCTCGATGGCGTGGCGCGTGACCTGAGCGAGTGCCGCTACCGCACGTGGAGCGACCTCGAGCACTACTGCGAAGGCGTCGCGTCGTCGGTCGGGGAGATGTGCACGTACGTCTGGGGGGTGCGGGGCGATGCATCGCTCAAGGCGGCGGTGGCCTATGCGCGCACGCTCGGCACCGCCATGCAGCTGACCAACATCCTGCGCGACGTCGGCGAGGACGCGCACCGTCATCGCTGCTACCTCCCCGAGGAGGAACTCGAGGCCTACGGCTTCTCGCCGGAGGACGTGCTGCAGCAACGCGTGCTGCGTCGGCGCGCCGCGTGGACCTCGCTCACGCGGGCCCAGATCGACCGCGCCGTCTCGCTCTATGCCGCGGCGGCCCCGGGGATCGCCCTCCTGTCATCCGACGCCCAACGCTGCGCGAGCGCCTGTGCCGTGGGCTATGCCTCGATCCTCGACGCGATCGCGCGCCAGGATTACGACAATGTCACGCGGCGCGCGAGCGTCGGTTGGCTGGGACGCGCCGGTGTGTTGGCGCGCGCCTGGCTCGGCCCGCTGGCCCCGTTCCCGATGTCGAGTAGTGGCCGCGCGGCCGCTGCGTCCGTCGCCTAA
- a CDS encoding EutN/CcmL family microcompartment protein, protein MHLARVLGRLVATVKQETLTAIPLQWIQPLTAAGELAGKPIVAIDRIGSGPGDVVVYITSREAAMTLPEPMAAVDAGIVAKVDWCNVTPQGARVGTPSERTLDA, encoded by the coding sequence ATGCATCTGGCTCGCGTGCTCGGGCGCCTCGTGGCGACGGTGAAGCAGGAGACGCTGACGGCGATTCCGCTGCAGTGGATCCAGCCGCTGACGGCGGCCGGCGAGCTGGCGGGGAAGCCCATCGTCGCCATCGACCGCATTGGTTCTGGCCCGGGGGACGTGGTCGTCTACATCACGTCGCGTGAGGCGGCGATGACGCTCCCGGAGCCGATGGCGGCGGTTGACGCGGGGATCGTGGCCAAGGTCGACTGGTGCAACGTCACGCCGCAGGGGGCTCGTGTCGGGACCCCCTCGGAGCGGACGCTCGATGCCTGA
- a CDS encoding Do family serine endopeptidase, whose protein sequence is MSSPISSRFKLAGAVAIAFACGLVFASGFDLTRFGYAQQSRNGVLRPASNAPAYTPPANVESLNASFVGISETVTPAVVSIEAERSEPKRTQRSNPRRQAPPGLEDFFQQFDPRQQEQPMQSSGSGFIVSADGYILTNNHVVANFDKLTVKLTDNREFKARLIGRDSTTDVAVIKIDGASNLPVTTLGNDDQVHVGEWVLAIGNPLGLDHTVTAGIVSAKGRGTNDIDINRNQYAISDFIQTDAAINPGNSGGPLVNIRGEVIGINSAIATRTGYYQGYGFAIPVNLARDVMDDLIKHGRIRRAVIGVSIRDVTAAEAAAAKLPQVRGVQVGGYTGDDSPAKRAGLQEGDIILKADGKPADRVGTLQRIIRSHEPGETVEVEVFRYGQTKTFKVKLAEAPTEPQQVARAEGNEEETPPTPTGTTSSKLGITVEPVSAEFARQASIPEERRGLRVIDVDAQSGARQHFLPGGIDVIVEVIYPAPRKAVRSAADLAASLSKVGNGEFVSLLVYNAQQKSTRVETIKVGGGE, encoded by the coding sequence ATGTCGTCACCGATCTCCTCTCGCTTCAAGCTCGCCGGCGCCGTCGCGATTGCCTTCGCCTGCGGGCTGGTCTTCGCGTCGGGCTTCGACCTGACGCGATTCGGGTACGCCCAGCAGTCGCGCAACGGGGTCCTCCGCCCGGCGAGCAACGCGCCGGCCTACACCCCGCCGGCCAACGTCGAGTCGCTCAACGCCTCGTTCGTCGGGATCTCCGAGACCGTCACCCCGGCCGTCGTCTCCATCGAGGCCGAGCGCTCGGAACCCAAGCGCACCCAGCGCAGCAACCCGCGCCGTCAGGCGCCGCCGGGGCTCGAGGACTTCTTCCAGCAGTTCGACCCGCGCCAGCAGGAGCAGCCCATGCAGTCCAGCGGGTCGGGCTTCATCGTCTCGGCCGACGGCTACATCCTCACCAACAACCACGTCGTCGCCAACTTCGACAAGCTCACGGTCAAGCTCACCGATAACCGCGAGTTCAAGGCGCGCCTCATCGGGCGCGACTCCACGACCGACGTGGCCGTCATCAAGATCGACGGGGCCAGCAACCTCCCTGTCACCACGTTAGGCAACGACGATCAGGTGCACGTCGGCGAGTGGGTCCTGGCCATCGGCAACCCGCTCGGCCTCGACCACACCGTCACCGCCGGCATCGTCAGCGCCAAGGGGCGCGGCACCAACGACATCGACATCAATCGCAACCAGTACGCCATCTCCGACTTCATCCAGACCGACGCCGCCATCAACCCGGGCAACTCGGGCGGCCCGCTCGTCAACATCCGCGGTGAAGTCATCGGCATCAACTCGGCCATCGCCACCCGCACCGGCTACTACCAGGGCTACGGCTTCGCCATCCCGGTCAACCTGGCGCGCGACGTCATGGATGACCTCATCAAGCACGGGCGCATCCGCCGTGCGGTCATCGGCGTCAGCATCCGTGACGTCACCGCCGCCGAGGCGGCCGCCGCCAAGCTCCCGCAGGTGCGCGGCGTGCAAGTCGGTGGCTACACCGGTGACGACAGCCCCGCCAAGCGCGCCGGGCTCCAGGAAGGCGACATCATCCTCAAGGCCGACGGCAAGCCCGCCGACCGCGTCGGGACGCTGCAGCGCATCATCCGCTCGCACGAACCCGGCGAGACGGTCGAGGTCGAAGTCTTCCGCTACGGGCAGACCAAGACGTTCAAGGTGAAGCTCGCCGAGGCACCAACCGAGCCGCAGCAGGTGGCACGCGCGGAAGGGAACGAGGAGGAGACGCCCCCCACCCCGACCGGCACCACGTCGTCCAAGCTCGGGATCACGGTGGAGCCGGTCAGTGCCGAGTTCGCCCGACAGGCGAGCATCCCCGAGGAGCGGCGCGGACTTCGCGTCATCGACGTCGATGCACAGAGTGGCGCGCGACAGCACTTCCTCCCTGGCGGCATCGATGTCATCGTGGAGGTCATCTATCCCGCTCCCCGAAAGGCGGTGCGTTCTGCCGCCGATCTGGCCGCATCGCTCTCCAAGGTCGGGAACGGTGAGTTCGTCAGCCTCCTCGTGTACAACGCGCAGCAGAAGTCGACGCGTGTCGAGACGATCAAGGTGGGCGGCGGCGAGTAG
- the deoC gene encoding deoxyribose-phosphate aldolase encodes MADFIDHTLLKAEATAREIDKLCDEAKVHRFAAVCVNPVWVSRCAERLRGIPVQVATVIGFPLGANAPETKRREAALAVSHGATELDMVVALGHIKSGDWNHVADDIAAVVDGASGTLVKVIIESAALSPVEIIKACAIAREMRAQYVKTSTGFHAAGGASAEAVALMRLVVGDAMGVKASGGVRDCEAALKMIANGATRIGTSSGVSMAKCLGQGPLPLHDLLSLASEHSTGCATCAVGGAGKGGSGGTGPY; translated from the coding sequence ATGGCCGATTTCATCGACCATACGCTACTCAAGGCCGAAGCGACGGCACGAGAGATCGACAAGCTGTGCGACGAGGCGAAGGTGCATCGCTTCGCCGCGGTGTGCGTGAACCCGGTGTGGGTGTCACGCTGCGCCGAGCGCCTGCGCGGCATCCCGGTACAGGTGGCGACGGTGATCGGCTTCCCGTTAGGCGCCAACGCGCCCGAGACCAAGCGGCGCGAGGCGGCGCTCGCCGTGTCGCATGGGGCGACGGAGCTCGACATGGTCGTCGCGCTGGGCCACATCAAGAGTGGCGACTGGAACCACGTGGCGGACGACATCGCCGCGGTGGTGGACGGGGCGTCGGGGACGCTCGTGAAGGTGATCATCGAATCGGCGGCGCTGTCGCCGGTGGAGATCATCAAGGCGTGCGCGATTGCCCGGGAGATGCGGGCGCAGTACGTGAAGACATCGACCGGTTTCCACGCTGCGGGAGGGGCCAGCGCCGAAGCGGTAGCGCTGATGCGCCTGGTGGTGGGGGATGCGATGGGGGTCAAGGCCTCGGGTGGGGTCCGTGACTGCGAGGCGGCGCTCAAGATGATCGCCAACGGCGCGACGCGAATCGGGACGTCGAGTGGCGTGTCGATGGCAAAGTGCCTGGGGCAGGGGCCGTTGCCGCTGCACGACCTGCTGTCGCTCGCCTCGGAGCATTCCACCGGCTGCGCGACGTGTGCGGTTGGCGGCGCGGGGAAAGGGGGGAGCGGGGGGACGGGGCCGTACTAG
- a CDS encoding EutN/CcmL family microcompartment protein, which produces MFLARVVGEVIATHRHGELEGRKLLLIRRLSTTGHEEGGEVVALDVIGVGVGERVLVVQEGGAARSLSKSARIPAQAVVVGVVDRVDLEDGEVPEEGR; this is translated from the coding sequence ATGTTCCTGGCGCGAGTGGTCGGCGAGGTCATCGCGACGCATCGACACGGCGAGCTGGAGGGGCGCAAGCTCCTGCTGATCCGTCGGTTGTCGACGACCGGGCATGAGGAGGGAGGGGAGGTGGTCGCGCTGGACGTGATTGGCGTTGGGGTGGGGGAGCGCGTCCTTGTGGTGCAGGAGGGGGGGGCGGCGCGGTCGTTGTCGAAGAGCGCGCGCATTCCCGCGCAGGCGGTGGTGGTGGGGGTGGTGGATCGAGTGGACCTAGAGGACGGCGAAGTCCCGGAGGAGGGACGGTGA
- a CDS encoding TonB-dependent receptor, producing MNRLVRWGGTLVAALAASLSVTSTTLYAQTGAGVGTIEGTVTDAGTGRPVEGAQVGLTTAGIGGTTNSQGRYRLQNVPAGRAFDVRVRMVGYSPSTRAVSVNAGQTVTADFAIAQSALQLQAVVTTGTAGATEVKRLGNSVATIDPPKYAPINSPSELLQGREPGVVGFTSSGLAGEGMKIRIRGNASLTQSNEPIIFVDGLRINSNGSSSGGASISRLDDIDPATIERIEILKGAAAATLYGTEASNGVIQIFTKRGVSGEPKWDFQVNADASNYPTNRLDDNWGYATTQAKADSLKKFWGRSDITPFKPFSEALLRNYFETGLGTTASASVTGGTQNLNYFLAGRYNKDDGPFAAQKLGGLAHDFIRRSSGNLNISTFPTSKLRIGGRAQYVNQFADRPQYGNNIYSPITLLGFGKPELANCINSDPTGTDPDLGVASPGKCKIAGNEVGSPGAFGTPRETAKKLSTIGADRYLSALDAQYTPFPELNFQGTVGVDYTSEVTTNYQPFGYNVDKIIGDNVLGQKGIYQWNDREVTVDLKGNWQRDFGKSFNSQFLAGVQGFISRQKFPGSNGYDFPGPGVAVTNATGTQYANDGVTETVNGGYFVQEQIGYKNYLFVTGGARYDYSSAFGKSAAGVVYPKVSVSFVPTDFKGGAIGPISSWRVRAAWGQSGRQPSAFAKFTTFAAAGGPAGPGLGPDNLGNPDLKPEVATEIEAGTEFGFFNDRLGFELTWWDRKVKDLLYNVQYPPSGGFTNAQLTNIGQLDANGLEIGVKGFVVQTPGLSVDLFANIAFLDQTVASLGGAPNIKVSANYARIRNFIREGFAPGQIFGAKVKSVPSGSYPYDAGLITGGVANGQAATEAQMLAYLSRSRSYTNLFNGSIILLENGLESNLGKPTPDYTGSFGAAVTLRRNFRINTLFEYKGGNYTYWCLICGFRNASPRGNNSEAAARVQSTLENPASTAQQRLAAAKEWVYDLASLTPYQGLNEVSDGSFVRMRELEPHVHGAARVGGQAACARNGDLAHRS from the coding sequence ATGAACAGACTCGTTCGCTGGGGAGGAACGCTGGTCGCCGCGCTCGCGGCGTCTTTAAGCGTGACTTCCACGACGCTGTACGCCCAGACGGGCGCCGGCGTCGGCACCATCGAAGGAACCGTGACCGATGCCGGCACGGGACGCCCGGTCGAGGGCGCCCAGGTCGGCTTGACCACGGCAGGAATCGGCGGCACGACGAACTCGCAGGGACGCTACCGCTTGCAGAACGTCCCGGCCGGTCGCGCCTTCGACGTTCGCGTTCGTATGGTAGGCTACTCGCCCTCCACGAGGGCGGTCTCCGTCAACGCGGGGCAGACCGTCACCGCCGACTTTGCCATCGCGCAGTCGGCGCTGCAGCTGCAGGCGGTCGTCACGACCGGCACCGCCGGCGCCACGGAAGTGAAGCGCCTCGGCAACTCGGTCGCCACGATCGATCCGCCGAAGTACGCCCCGATCAACTCTCCTTCGGAGCTCCTCCAGGGTCGTGAGCCGGGCGTCGTCGGCTTCACCTCGTCCGGCCTGGCCGGCGAGGGGATGAAGATCCGTATCCGCGGCAATGCGTCGCTGACGCAGTCCAACGAGCCGATCATCTTCGTCGACGGGTTGCGCATCAACTCGAACGGCTCGAGCTCGGGCGGCGCGTCGATTTCGCGCCTCGACGACATCGATCCGGCGACGATCGAGCGCATCGAGATCCTCAAGGGCGCGGCCGCGGCCACGCTGTACGGCACCGAAGCCTCCAACGGCGTGATCCAGATCTTCACCAAGCGTGGAGTGTCGGGGGAGCCCAAGTGGGACTTCCAGGTCAACGCCGACGCGTCGAACTATCCGACCAACCGCCTCGACGACAACTGGGGCTACGCCACGACGCAGGCCAAGGCCGACTCGCTCAAGAAGTTCTGGGGGCGTTCGGACATCACCCCGTTCAAGCCGTTCTCCGAAGCGCTCCTGCGCAACTACTTCGAGACTGGTCTCGGCACCACGGCGTCCGCCTCGGTGACCGGCGGGACGCAGAACCTGAACTACTTCCTGGCCGGCCGCTACAACAAGGATGACGGGCCGTTCGCCGCGCAGAAGCTCGGCGGCCTCGCCCACGACTTCATCCGCCGCAGCTCGGGGAACCTGAACATCAGCACCTTCCCGACCAGCAAGCTCCGCATCGGCGGCCGCGCGCAGTACGTGAACCAGTTCGCCGACCGCCCGCAGTACGGCAACAACATCTACTCGCCGATCACCCTCCTTGGATTCGGCAAGCCGGAGTTGGCCAACTGCATCAACTCCGACCCCACCGGGACCGACCCGGATCTGGGCGTCGCCTCACCCGGCAAGTGCAAGATCGCCGGCAACGAAGTCGGATCGCCGGGCGCCTTCGGCACCCCGCGCGAGACGGCCAAGAAGCTCTCGACGATCGGCGCCGACCGGTACCTGTCGGCCCTCGACGCGCAGTACACGCCGTTCCCCGAGCTCAACTTCCAGGGGACCGTCGGCGTCGACTACACGTCGGAAGTCACCACGAACTATCAGCCCTTCGGCTACAACGTCGACAAGATCATTGGCGACAACGTCCTCGGGCAGAAGGGGATCTACCAGTGGAACGATCGTGAAGTCACGGTCGACCTCAAGGGCAACTGGCAGCGCGATTTCGGCAAGTCCTTCAACTCGCAGTTCCTCGCGGGCGTGCAGGGCTTCATCTCGCGCCAGAAGTTCCCCGGCTCCAACGGCTACGACTTCCCGGGCCCGGGCGTCGCGGTCACCAACGCCACCGGCACGCAGTACGCCAACGACGGCGTGACGGAGACGGTGAACGGCGGCTACTTCGTCCAGGAGCAGATCGGCTACAAGAACTACCTGTTCGTCACCGGCGGCGCGCGCTACGACTACTCGTCGGCGTTCGGCAAGTCGGCGGCGGGCGTCGTCTACCCGAAGGTCTCGGTCTCGTTCGTCCCGACCGACTTCAAGGGTGGCGCGATCGGTCCGATCTCGTCGTGGCGCGTGCGCGCGGCCTGGGGCCAGTCCGGCCGCCAGCCCAGCGCTTTCGCCAAGTTCACGACCTTTGCGGCTGCCGGTGGTCCTGCGGGCCCGGGCCTTGGCCCGGATAACCTCGGCAACCCCGACCTGAAGCCCGAAGTCGCCACGGAAATCGAGGCGGGGACCGAGTTCGGCTTCTTCAACGACCGCCTCGGCTTCGAGCTGACGTGGTGGGACCGCAAGGTCAAGGACCTGCTGTACAACGTGCAGTATCCGCCGTCGGGCGGCTTCACCAACGCCCAGCTCACGAACATCGGCCAGCTCGACGCCAATGGTCTCGAGATTGGCGTGAAGGGCTTCGTGGTGCAGACCCCGGGGCTCTCGGTCGACCTGTTCGCCAACATCGCCTTCCTCGACCAGACCGTTGCGTCGCTGGGTGGTGCCCCGAACATCAAGGTGTCGGCCAACTACGCCCGCATCCGTAACTTCATCCGCGAGGGCTTTGCCCCGGGCCAGATCTTCGGCGCCAAGGTCAAGAGCGTGCCGAGCGGCTCGTATCCGTATGACGCCGGTCTCATCACCGGTGGCGTGGCCAACGGACAGGCGGCGACCGAAGCGCAGATGCTCGCGTATCTGTCGCGCTCGCGTTCGTACACGAACCTGTTCAACGGCTCGATCATCCTGCTCGAGAACGGGCTGGAGTCGAACCTCGGCAAGCCGACCCCGGACTACACCGGATCGTTTGGTGCGGCCGTGACGCTCCGTCGCAACTTCCGCATCAATACGCTCTTCGAGTACAAGGGCGGCAACTACACGTACTGGTGCCTCATCTGCGGCTTCCGCAATGCGTCGCCGCGTGGCAACAACTCCGAAGCGGCTGCCCGCGTGCAGTCGACGCTGGAGAACCCGGCTTCGACGGCGCAGCAGCGCCTCGCCGCCGCGAAGGAGTGGGTCTACGACCTGGCCTCGCTCACGCCGTACCAGGGGCTGAACGAAGTGTCGGACGGCTCGTTCGTCCGCATGCGCGAGCTTGAGCCTCACGTACACGGCGCCGCGCGGGTTGGCGGACAAGCTGCGTGCGCGCGAAATGGCGATCTCGCTCACCGCTCGTAA
- a CDS encoding rhomboid family intramembrane serine protease translates to MIPLSDDNPTLHPPFMTYALLGAIVGTWILVQGGGMDATRLAATVCDYGMVPGELTHGASLGTGVPIGPDMACVVDDHAINIVTPITSMFLHGGWMHLLGNCLFFWVFGNNVEDSMGHLRFLAFYLLCGLAAAGAHVLLDPGSPVPTVGASGAISGVMGAYLLLYPQVRVKMLIPIVIYPLIVHMRAWIVLLWWFAVQVLSGLPQLMSLRREVSGGVAVWAHVGGFVAGVLLIRAFEDREMVRRRRAVADARQVFD, encoded by the coding sequence ATGATCCCACTTAGCGACGACAACCCGACCCTCCACCCCCCGTTCATGACGTACGCCCTGTTGGGGGCGATCGTCGGGACGTGGATTCTCGTGCAGGGGGGCGGGATGGACGCGACGCGTCTGGCGGCCACGGTCTGCGACTACGGGATGGTTCCGGGGGAGCTGACGCATGGGGCGTCGCTGGGCACCGGGGTCCCGATCGGCCCGGACATGGCGTGCGTGGTCGATGACCATGCGATCAACATCGTCACCCCGATCACGTCGATGTTCCTGCACGGCGGGTGGATGCACCTGCTGGGGAACTGCCTCTTCTTCTGGGTCTTCGGCAACAACGTCGAGGACAGCATGGGGCACCTGCGCTTTCTGGCGTTCTACCTGCTGTGTGGGCTGGCGGCGGCGGGGGCGCACGTGCTCCTCGACCCCGGGTCGCCGGTGCCGACGGTCGGGGCCTCGGGGGCGATCTCCGGGGTGATGGGGGCGTACCTGCTGCTCTATCCGCAGGTGCGAGTGAAGATGCTGATCCCGATCGTGATCTATCCGCTGATCGTGCACATGCGGGCGTGGATCGTCCTGCTCTGGTGGTTCGCGGTGCAGGTGCTGAGCGGGTTGCCGCAACTCATGTCGCTGCGCCGGGAGGTCTCGGGCGGTGTGGCGGTCTGGGCCCACGTCGGCGGGTTTGTGGCCGGGGTGCTCCTCATTCGTGCTTTCGAGGATCGCGAGATGGTGCGTCGTCGGCGGGCGGTGGCCGATGCTCGCCAGGTGTTCGACTGA
- a CDS encoding carotenoid biosynthesis protein, with protein MSDAHTPPWERRAAPGFLIAHCALIAFSTVALTTFLKGPPPPWLAEEPNATILRLGWKFSGPTYVVLGAIAAMLHMAGLITWRRAVPMFLVISGVALGSELLGTSTQLPFGEYSYTTILGYRILDLVPFPIPISWYYMIVGCLAIAGRLMTARDDNATKWKWSLVAGLILVAWDVSMDPAMVKTMHWIWGDGDLFTRLGLPAPVIAFFTKDIFYGMPLSNWFGWYLTGVIIARLALVFAPPTMFAARVSPTWLPIILYAVNGIMPIALCIRDDMIWGAVFGTIAMLIPVALAVRATPKTGNEQEVREPVAARVPRTA; from the coding sequence ATGTCTGACGCACACACTCCGCCCTGGGAACGCCGGGCGGCTCCCGGCTTTCTCATCGCGCACTGCGCGCTGATCGCCTTCTCGACGGTCGCGCTCACGACGTTCCTCAAGGGGCCGCCGCCGCCGTGGCTCGCCGAGGAACCGAACGCGACGATCCTGCGCCTGGGGTGGAAGTTCTCGGGCCCCACGTACGTCGTGCTCGGCGCCATCGCCGCGATGCTGCACATGGCAGGCCTCATCACGTGGCGTCGCGCCGTCCCGATGTTCCTCGTGATCTCGGGCGTCGCCCTCGGCTCCGAGCTGCTCGGCACGAGCACGCAACTCCCGTTTGGAGAATACAGCTACACCACGATCCTCGGCTATCGCATCCTCGACCTCGTCCCCTTCCCCATCCCGATCTCGTGGTACTACATGATCGTGGGATGCCTGGCCATCGCGGGGCGCCTGATGACGGCGCGCGATGACAATGCCACCAAGTGGAAGTGGTCGCTCGTCGCCGGCCTGATCCTCGTGGCGTGGGATGTGTCGATGGATCCGGCGATGGTGAAGACGATGCACTGGATCTGGGGCGACGGCGACCTGTTCACCCGCCTCGGCCTCCCCGCACCGGTGATCGCCTTCTTCACGAAGGACATCTTCTACGGGATGCCGCTCAGCAACTGGTTCGGGTGGTACCTCACCGGGGTGATCATCGCGCGGCTTGCCTTGGTCTTCGCGCCGCCGACGATGTTCGCCGCGCGCGTGAGCCCGACCTGGCTCCCGATCATCCTGTACGCGGTGAACGGCATCATGCCGATCGCGCTGTGCATCCGCGACGACATGATCTGGGGGGCGGTCTTCGGGACGATCGCCATGCTCATCCCCGTCGCCCTGGCCGTGCGGGCCACGCCCAAGACGGGCAACGAGCAGGAAGTCCGCGAGCCCGTCGCCGCCCGGGTGCCGCGCACCGCGTAG
- a CDS encoding DUF47 domain-containing protein, which translates to MAFRLIPRDEGFFDLFNELSKKLIAAAALLKDMFTQPERLDEIAAQIKEVEHEADHITHEVSTRLDKSFITPLDREDIHNLTQELDNVVDLIDGTARRAQMFHLAESREPVRKLCDILCQSVRQLEKAVTSIKDPRTVAIATREVKRLEAEGDTVYHNAMGQLFAGRPDPLDVMKWKEIYDTVEETLDRCQTVAIVLESISLKNS; encoded by the coding sequence GTGGCTTTTCGCCTCATTCCGCGCGACGAAGGCTTCTTCGATCTCTTCAATGAGCTGTCCAAGAAGCTCATTGCGGCCGCCGCCCTCCTGAAGGACATGTTCACGCAGCCGGAGCGGCTGGACGAGATCGCGGCGCAGATCAAGGAAGTCGAACACGAAGCGGACCATATCACGCACGAAGTCAGCACCCGCCTCGACAAGAGCTTCATCACGCCGCTCGACCGCGAGGACATCCACAACCTCACGCAGGAACTCGACAACGTCGTCGACCTGATCGACGGGACAGCGCGTCGGGCGCAGATGTTCCACCTCGCCGAGTCGCGCGAGCCGGTCCGGAAGCTCTGCGATATCCTCTGCCAGTCGGTGCGGCAGCTCGAGAAGGCGGTGACCTCGATCAAGGATCCGCGCACCGTGGCGATTGCCACGCGCGAGGTGAAGCGACTGGAGGCCGAGGGGGACACCGTGTACCACAACGCGATGGGGCAGCTCTTCGCCGGTCGCCCGGATCCGCTCGACGTGATGAAGTGGAAGGAGATCTACGACACCGTCGAGGAGACGCTCGACCGCTGCCAGACGGTGGCCATCGTCCTCGAGAGCATCTCCCTCAAGAACTCGTAA